The following are encoded together in the Ranitomeya imitator isolate aRanImi1 chromosome 4, aRanImi1.pri, whole genome shotgun sequence genome:
- the LOC138674617 gene encoding uncharacterized protein: MKDRFNKGIRAEEERSKSGAAAAKSVPYKYGKALQFLRPVLGRRQTHSSTLERARPAGADLHESPSDPSQPSHSDSRLAPPSGEPAAGTSGVPLPEASGAPSFGNSRQRQRASDRPAMPEFLHLSTVFQNCFKALSDKMDTRLANIDRRLETMESELSSPAKHFFSTIAKGMVEHLTPELQISVMQACNTTYVRALQQARVMQSATMPVVPSLASMTPTPAGEPLQPPHRGPRAERRHHRHHSIVPPTPAPAMPSSSRRRHSGGAAAGAKKHKKRKRRHTQAHTEALAAPLDAKFDIYPTNLNGTFIAHLLENYFIFIHC; this comes from the exons atgaaggaccgtttcaataaggggatccgggctgaggaggagcgatcaaagagtggtgctgctgcggccaagtctgtgccatACAAATACGGCAAGGctttacagttcttaagaccggtccttggccgccgaca gacacacagcagcaccctcgagagagctcgccccgcaggagcggaccttcatgaatcgccatctgacccatcacagccctcccacagcgacagcaggcttgcaccgccatctggagaaccggcagccggtacatcaggtgttcccctgcccgaggcctctggcgcaccttcgtttgggaattcccgacagcgccagcgggcctcggacaggccagccatgcccgaatttttgcatttgagcacggttttccagaactgtttcaaggcgttgagcgataaaatggacactcgtctggccaatatcgaccggcgccttgaaactatggaatccgagctctcgagtccggccaaacatttctttagtaccattgctaagggcatggtggaacaccttacgccggaactccagatttcggtgatgcaggcctgcaacactacctacgtgagggctctccagcaggctcgggtcatgcagtcagcgacaatgcctgtagtgccgtcgctggcaagcatgactccgactcctgctggagagccactccagccaccccaccgtggtccacgtgccgagcgacgccaccacaggcaccatagcatagtgccgccgactcctgctcctgccatgccctcatcctcccgtaggcgtcattctgggggagctgccgcaggagcaaaaaaacacaaaaaaaggaagAGGAGACACACTCAGGCACACActgaggctctggctgctcca TTAGACGCCAAATTTGACATATACCCAACCAACCTAAACGGAACATTTATTGCACATTTACTGGAGAATTACTTTATTTTCATACATTGTTAG